Proteins encoded by one window of Pseudochaenichthys georgianus chromosome 9, fPseGeo1.2, whole genome shotgun sequence:
- the gck gene encoding hexokinase-4 isoform X6, with amino-acid sequence MCGAGLAAVINRMRERRSQEALKITVGVDGSVYKLHPWFRVRFHQIVRDLTPHCDITFIQSEEGSGRGAALISAVACKMAACMLTQ; translated from the exons ATGTGCGGCGCCGGGCTTGCAGCTGTGATCAACCGGATGAGGGAGCGACGCAGCCAAGAAGCCCTGAAGATCACAGTGGGGGTTGATGGATCCGTCTACAAGCTGCACCCATG GTTCCGTGTAAGATTCCACCAAATTGTCAGGGACCTCACGCCTCACTGTGACATCACCTTCATCCAGTCGGAGGAGGGGAGCGGTCGTGGAGCCGCCCTTATCTCAGCAGTGGCCTGTAAGATGGCTGCCTGCATGCTGACCCAGTGA
- the agpat9l gene encoding glycerol-3-phosphate acyltransferase 3-like isoform X2, producing MEKELEELRSSRPKPLVGGDFALSDCFYFTRKGIESIVEDEVTQRFTSEELVSWNLLTRTNNDFQYISLKLTLVYGIGIFVRYCILAPLRITLAFIGLSWLVIGTSAVGLLPNWRMKFWLSEWVHVMCYRICARGLSATIRYHNRENKPQKGGICVANHTSPIDIVILCNDGCYAMVGQVHGGLIGVVQRAMVRSCPHVWFERAEMKDRHLVTKRLTDHVNDKEKLPILIFPEGTCVNNTSVMMFKKGSFEIGATIYPVAIKYDPNVGDAFWNSSKHSMVNYLLRMMTSWALVCNVWYLPVMHQQEGEDAVQFANRVKSAIARRGGLVDLQWDGGLKRSQPKVWFKEEQQKQYSSMVVGDDSSSHSD from the exons ATGGAGAAAGAGTTAGAGGAACTCAGAAGCAGTCGCCCCAAACCACTGGTGGGCGGAGACTTTGCACTTAGTGACTGTTTCTATTTCACGCGAAAAGGAATTGAGAGCATTGTCGAGGATGAG GTGACACAGCGTTTCACTTCAGAGGAGCTGGTGTCGTGGAACTTACTGACTCGCACCAACAACGATTTCCAGTACATCAGTCTGAAGCTGACGCTGGTCTATGGCATCGGCATCTTTGTGAGATACTGCATCCTCGCCCCGCTTAG GATAACTCTGGCGTTCATCGGCCTCTCCTGGTTGGTCATAGGAACATCTGCAGTTGGATTACTTCCAAATTGGAG GATGAAGTTCTGGCTCAGTGAATGGGTGCATGTGATGTGCTACAGGATCTGTGCTCGAGGACTTTCTGCCACCATCCGCTATCACAACAG ggaaaacaaaccacaaaaagGAGGAATCTGTGTGGCCAATCACACCTCTCCTATTGACATAGTGATTCTCTGCAACGATGGGTGTTATGCTatg GTGGGTCAGGTGCATGGAGGTTTGATAGGAGTCGTCCAGAGAGCCATGGTGAGGTCGTGTCCTCATGTCTGGTTTGAGAGGGCAGAGATGAAGGATCGCCACCTAGTGACCAAAAG GTTGACAGACCATGTGAATGACAAGGAAAAGCTCCCCATATTGATATTTCCAGAGG GAACATGTGTAAACAACACATCTGTCATGATGTTTAAGAAGGGAAGCTTTGAAATTGGAGCGACTATATATCCAGTGGCTATCAAG TACGACCCAAATGTTGGAGATGCTTTCTGGAACAGTTCCAAGCATAGCATGGTCAACTACCTGCTGAGGATGATGACCAGCTGGGCCCTCGTCTGTAATGTCTGGTACCTGCCCGTAATGCATCAACAG GAGGGGGAAGACGCTGTCCAGTTTGCCAACAGAGTGAAGTCGGCCATTGCTCGACGGGGTGGACTCGTAGATTTACAGTG GGATGGAGGTCTGAAGAGATCGCAGCCCAAGGTGTGGTTCAAAGAGGAGCAGCAGAAGCAGTACAGCAGCATGGTGGTGGGGGACGACAGCAGCAGCCACAGtgactga
- the agpat9l gene encoding glycerol-3-phosphate acyltransferase 3-like isoform X1 has translation MEDFWVFALWALKTWLCLLIGLIMVPAMFGFSLGISEAYMNILVKTLEWATLNIQKVTDERTFKPSASNGLIQREDGSMEKELEELRSSRPKPLVGGDFALSDCFYFTRKGIESIVEDEVTQRFTSEELVSWNLLTRTNNDFQYISLKLTLVYGIGIFVRYCILAPLRITLAFIGLSWLVIGTSAVGLLPNWRMKFWLSEWVHVMCYRICARGLSATIRYHNRENKPQKGGICVANHTSPIDIVILCNDGCYAMVGQVHGGLIGVVQRAMVRSCPHVWFERAEMKDRHLVTKRLTDHVNDKEKLPILIFPEGTCVNNTSVMMFKKGSFEIGATIYPVAIKYDPNVGDAFWNSSKHSMVNYLLRMMTSWALVCNVWYLPVMHQQEGEDAVQFANRVKSAIARRGGLVDLQWDGGLKRSQPKVWFKEEQQKQYSSMVVGDDSSSHSD, from the exons ATGGAGGACTTCTGGGTATTTGCCCTTTGGGCACTAAAGACTTGGCTGTGCCTCCTCATCGGCCTCATCATGGTCCCTGCCATGTTTGGCTTCTCACTGGGCATCTCTGAGGCCTACATGAACATCCTGGTGAAAACCTTAGAG TGGGCCACTCTGAACATACAGAAAGTCACAGATGAACGAACATTCAAACCATCTGCATCTAATG gtcTCATCCAGAGGGAGGATGGCTCTATGGAGAAAGAGTTAGAGGAACTCAGAAGCAGTCGCCCCAAACCACTGGTGGGCGGAGACTTTGCACTTAGTGACTGTTTCTATTTCACGCGAAAAGGAATTGAGAGCATTGTCGAGGATGAG GTGACACAGCGTTTCACTTCAGAGGAGCTGGTGTCGTGGAACTTACTGACTCGCACCAACAACGATTTCCAGTACATCAGTCTGAAGCTGACGCTGGTCTATGGCATCGGCATCTTTGTGAGATACTGCATCCTCGCCCCGCTTAG GATAACTCTGGCGTTCATCGGCCTCTCCTGGTTGGTCATAGGAACATCTGCAGTTGGATTACTTCCAAATTGGAG GATGAAGTTCTGGCTCAGTGAATGGGTGCATGTGATGTGCTACAGGATCTGTGCTCGAGGACTTTCTGCCACCATCCGCTATCACAACAG ggaaaacaaaccacaaaaagGAGGAATCTGTGTGGCCAATCACACCTCTCCTATTGACATAGTGATTCTCTGCAACGATGGGTGTTATGCTatg GTGGGTCAGGTGCATGGAGGTTTGATAGGAGTCGTCCAGAGAGCCATGGTGAGGTCGTGTCCTCATGTCTGGTTTGAGAGGGCAGAGATGAAGGATCGCCACCTAGTGACCAAAAG GTTGACAGACCATGTGAATGACAAGGAAAAGCTCCCCATATTGATATTTCCAGAGG GAACATGTGTAAACAACACATCTGTCATGATGTTTAAGAAGGGAAGCTTTGAAATTGGAGCGACTATATATCCAGTGGCTATCAAG TACGACCCAAATGTTGGAGATGCTTTCTGGAACAGTTCCAAGCATAGCATGGTCAACTACCTGCTGAGGATGATGACCAGCTGGGCCCTCGTCTGTAATGTCTGGTACCTGCCCGTAATGCATCAACAG GAGGGGGAAGACGCTGTCCAGTTTGCCAACAGAGTGAAGTCGGCCATTGCTCGACGGGGTGGACTCGTAGATTTACAGTG GGATGGAGGTCTGAAGAGATCGCAGCCCAAGGTGTGGTTCAAAGAGGAGCAGCAGAAGCAGTACAGCAGCATGGTGGTGGGGGACGACAGCAGCAGCCACAGtgactga
- the myl7 gene encoding myosin regulatory light chain 2, atrial isoform: MASKKASNKRQRGAQKSCSNVFSMFEQSQIQEFKEAFGCIDQDRDGVIKKQDLKETYGQLGKLNVDDEELEGMLNEGKGPINFTVFLSLFGEKLNGTDPEDTILGAFKLFDPNGTGFVNKDEFKRLLMNQADKFTAEEVDQAFALAPIDPTGNIDYKSLCYIITHGDEKEES; the protein is encoded by the exons ATG GCAAGTAAGAAGGCCTCCAATAAGAGACAGAGGGGAGCACAGAAGTCCTGCTCCAATGTCTTCTCCATGTTTGAGCAGTCCCAGATTCAGGAGTTCAAagag GCTTTTGGGTGCATTGACCAAGACAGAGATGGTGTTATCAAAAAACAGGACCTAAAGGAGACCTATGGACAGCTGG GGAAGCTTAATGTTGATGATGAAGAGCTGGAGGGGATGTTGAATGAGGGGAAGGGTCCCATCAACTTCACCGTGTTCCTGTCTCTTTTTGGAGAGAAACTCAACG GCACCGATCCTGAAGACACCATACTGGGAGCCTTCAAGCTTTTTGACCCGAATGGGACGGGCTTTGTTAATAAGGATGA GTTTAAACGATTACTGATGAACCAGGCGGATAAATTCACAGCAGAGGAG GTCGATCAGGCCTTTGCTCTCGCTCCTATTGACCCAACAGGCAACATCGACTACAAGTCCCTCTGCTACATCATCACACACGGAGACGAGAAGGAAGAATCTTAA